A genomic stretch from Clavelina lepadiformis chromosome 5, kaClaLepa1.1, whole genome shotgun sequence includes:
- the LOC143460893 gene encoding uncharacterized protein LOC143460893 isoform X1 — MVTSGSRSATTASNRLRRYNPGVEFQYQFDANRTFSSHGTRPVSSPARLKLSRSGSRRRSRNPSPADIIALAQSPSPDFLQESFGRSLMMLQQGYRKVSPSKFLDLEKASNRLSPMPLSSPRSEISTPRLAKNLVERLTSPASESFHADQASKATQYDYRSNTIKTPASASKRPSTVGDVVVAYIKQTPPKKGSGIWSRSGRENGSQRSYSQVDAFAERCVRCSEFPEIQIEGRSLSRILTNQNTLMAKEHCEILGPESCPDCIKTRSQKQHEQHCMKNTPAIANDVYKLALVHEKAPHLNMREVQRKVFDGEISDNVLNVSKWPESMNSPALLNPSDVFDATPLMDDQISRPDPFSAPSIRPPAPAMQSSRSFLKSNPPAFETIPEIAETLTDSEEEGSLEQADAPEHDDAAKEMTFRRHKAESLEKIKLIPPQERLSSAEVRRNLIQDGILSSKNDDDKEEEDKTSVSVDNIVPTSQLVVRKVQTTSEKQRRQIFTRNLVPSGNFFFDIADLAKRLRTAEVSERLKKQKEAENFLKALAAAASPQNENGEKNEADTGSVDSDDSNPRITEFNMAYEPPVLFENKGRYLGIKAPPAGTRASAAKIAG, encoded by the exons ATGGTGACTAGTGGAAGCAGGTCTGCCACAACCGCCTCGAACCGGTTGAGGCGATATAACCCCGGTGTTGAGTTCCAGTATCAGTTCGACGCAAACCGGACCTTCAGCAGCCATGGAACCCGACCCGTCTCCTCGCCGGCGCGTCTGAAGCTTTCCAGAAGCGGAAGCCGAAGGAGAA GCAGGAATCCTTCTCCTGCGGACATAATTGCCTTGGCTCAATCTCCGTCTCCAGACTTCCTCCAAGAATCCTTTGGCCGTTCCCTGATGATGCTGCAGCAGGGCTACCGCAAGGTGTCGCCGTCCAAATTTCTGGACTTGGAAAAGGCGTCGAATCGACTCTCCCCTATGCCGCTCAGTTCGCCGAGGTCCGAAATATCAACTCCGAGGTTGGCGAAAAATCTGGTGGAGAGACTGACTAGCCCTGCTTCCGAGAG tTTTCACGCAGACCAGGCCTCAAAAGCTACACAATATGACTACAGGAgcaatacaataaaaacccCAGCTTCAGCCTCTAAACGTCCAAGTACAGTTGGTGACGTGGTGGTGGCCTACATTAAGCAGACACCTCCCAAGAAG GGTTCAGGAATTTGGAGCCGGAGTGGAAGAGAAAACGGATCACAAAGATCTTATTCGCAGGTGGATGCATTTGCGGAGAGATGCGTCCGTTGTTCAGAGTTTCCCGAGATTCAAATTGAGGGAAG ATCCCTGAGCAGGATTTTAACCAATCAGAACACGCTGATGGCGAAAGAACATTGCGAAATTCTAGGACCGGAATCATGTCCGGATTGTATCAAGACGAGGTCCCAGAAACAGCACGAGCAGCATTGcat GAAAAACACTCCGGCAATCGCAAACGACGTCTACAAACTTGCCCTGGTTCACGAGAAAGCTCCTCATCTGAACATGAGGGAGGTCCAGAGGAAGGTATTTGATGGAGAAATTTCCGACAACGTGCTGAACGTGTCAAAATGGCCAGAGTCAATGAACAGTCCTGCTCTGCTAAATCCAAGCGACGTTTTTGATGCAACCCCGTTGATGGATGACCAG ATTTCTCGTCCAGATCCTTTCAGTGCTCCCAGCATCCGACCTCCTGCTCCTGCCATGCAATCCTCCAGATCCTTTCTTAAGTCCAATCCCCCAGCGTTTGAAACAATCCCCGAAATAGCGGAGACTCTGACGGATTCGGAAGAGGAAGGAAGTTTGGAGCAAGCGGATGCTCCGGAGCATGATGACGCAGCAAAGGAGATGACTTTCCGGAGACACAAAGCGGAATCCCTggaaaagataaaattgattCCTCCTCAAGAACGACTCTCGTCCGCCGAAGTCCGAAGAAATCTCATCCAGGACGGAATCTTGTCTTCAAAAAACGACGACGATAAAGAAGAGGAGGATAAGACGTCTGTATCCGTGGATAACATCGTGCCAACCTCCCAACTCGTTGTAAGGAAAGTGCAGACCACGAGCGAGAAGCAACGTCGGCAGATCTTCACCAGGAATTTGGTTCCTTCTGGAAACTTCTTTTTCGATATTGCTGACTTGGCAAAGCGTTTGCGGACTGCTGAGGTGAGCGAAAGACTTAAAAAGCAGAAAGAAGCAGAAAATTTTCTCAAAGCTCTGGCAGCAGCTGCGAGTCCTCAAAATGAAAACGGAGAAAAAAATGAAGCGGATACGGGGTCCGTGGATTCCGACGATTCAAATCCGCGGATCACAGAGTTCAACATGGCTTACGAACCAcctgttttgtttgaaaacaaaggCAGATATCTTGGTATAAAAGCGCCCCCTGCTGGCACTAGAGCAAGCGCTGCAAAAATCGCTGGGTAG
- the LOC143460893 gene encoding uncharacterized protein LOC143460893 isoform X2 yields MVTSGSRSATTASNRLRRYNPGVEFQYQFDANRTFSSHGTRPVSSPARLKLSRSGSRRRSRNPSPADIIALAQSPSPDFLQESFGRSLMMLQQGYRKVSPSKFLDLEKASNRLSPMPLSSPRSEISTPSFHADQASKATQYDYRSNTIKTPASASKRPSTVGDVVVAYIKQTPPKKGSGIWSRSGRENGSQRSYSQVDAFAERCVRCSEFPEIQIEGRSLSRILTNQNTLMAKEHCEILGPESCPDCIKTRSQKQHEQHCMKNTPAIANDVYKLALVHEKAPHLNMREVQRKVFDGEISDNVLNVSKWPESMNSPALLNPSDVFDATPLMDDQISRPDPFSAPSIRPPAPAMQSSRSFLKSNPPAFETIPEIAETLTDSEEEGSLEQADAPEHDDAAKEMTFRRHKAESLEKIKLIPPQERLSSAEVRRNLIQDGILSSKNDDDKEEEDKTSVSVDNIVPTSQLVVRKVQTTSEKQRRQIFTRNLVPSGNFFFDIADLAKRLRTAEVSERLKKQKEAENFLKALAAAASPQNENGEKNEADTGSVDSDDSNPRITEFNMAYEPPVLFENKGRYLGIKAPPAGTRASAAKIAG; encoded by the exons ATGGTGACTAGTGGAAGCAGGTCTGCCACAACCGCCTCGAACCGGTTGAGGCGATATAACCCCGGTGTTGAGTTCCAGTATCAGTTCGACGCAAACCGGACCTTCAGCAGCCATGGAACCCGACCCGTCTCCTCGCCGGCGCGTCTGAAGCTTTCCAGAAGCGGAAGCCGAAGGAGAA GCAGGAATCCTTCTCCTGCGGACATAATTGCCTTGGCTCAATCTCCGTCTCCAGACTTCCTCCAAGAATCCTTTGGCCGTTCCCTGATGATGCTGCAGCAGGGCTACCGCAAGGTGTCGCCGTCCAAATTTCTGGACTTGGAAAAGGCGTCGAATCGACTCTCCCCTATGCCGCTCAGTTCGCCGAGGTCCGAAATATCAACTCCGAG tTTTCACGCAGACCAGGCCTCAAAAGCTACACAATATGACTACAGGAgcaatacaataaaaacccCAGCTTCAGCCTCTAAACGTCCAAGTACAGTTGGTGACGTGGTGGTGGCCTACATTAAGCAGACACCTCCCAAGAAG GGTTCAGGAATTTGGAGCCGGAGTGGAAGAGAAAACGGATCACAAAGATCTTATTCGCAGGTGGATGCATTTGCGGAGAGATGCGTCCGTTGTTCAGAGTTTCCCGAGATTCAAATTGAGGGAAG ATCCCTGAGCAGGATTTTAACCAATCAGAACACGCTGATGGCGAAAGAACATTGCGAAATTCTAGGACCGGAATCATGTCCGGATTGTATCAAGACGAGGTCCCAGAAACAGCACGAGCAGCATTGcat GAAAAACACTCCGGCAATCGCAAACGACGTCTACAAACTTGCCCTGGTTCACGAGAAAGCTCCTCATCTGAACATGAGGGAGGTCCAGAGGAAGGTATTTGATGGAGAAATTTCCGACAACGTGCTGAACGTGTCAAAATGGCCAGAGTCAATGAACAGTCCTGCTCTGCTAAATCCAAGCGACGTTTTTGATGCAACCCCGTTGATGGATGACCAG ATTTCTCGTCCAGATCCTTTCAGTGCTCCCAGCATCCGACCTCCTGCTCCTGCCATGCAATCCTCCAGATCCTTTCTTAAGTCCAATCCCCCAGCGTTTGAAACAATCCCCGAAATAGCGGAGACTCTGACGGATTCGGAAGAGGAAGGAAGTTTGGAGCAAGCGGATGCTCCGGAGCATGATGACGCAGCAAAGGAGATGACTTTCCGGAGACACAAAGCGGAATCCCTggaaaagataaaattgattCCTCCTCAAGAACGACTCTCGTCCGCCGAAGTCCGAAGAAATCTCATCCAGGACGGAATCTTGTCTTCAAAAAACGACGACGATAAAGAAGAGGAGGATAAGACGTCTGTATCCGTGGATAACATCGTGCCAACCTCCCAACTCGTTGTAAGGAAAGTGCAGACCACGAGCGAGAAGCAACGTCGGCAGATCTTCACCAGGAATTTGGTTCCTTCTGGAAACTTCTTTTTCGATATTGCTGACTTGGCAAAGCGTTTGCGGACTGCTGAGGTGAGCGAAAGACTTAAAAAGCAGAAAGAAGCAGAAAATTTTCTCAAAGCTCTGGCAGCAGCTGCGAGTCCTCAAAATGAAAACGGAGAAAAAAATGAAGCGGATACGGGGTCCGTGGATTCCGACGATTCAAATCCGCGGATCACAGAGTTCAACATGGCTTACGAACCAcctgttttgtttgaaaacaaaggCAGATATCTTGGTATAAAAGCGCCCCCTGCTGGCACTAGAGCAAGCGCTGCAAAAATCGCTGGGTAG